A part of Scleropages formosus chromosome 3, fSclFor1.1, whole genome shotgun sequence genomic DNA contains:
- the twnk gene encoding twinkle mtDNA helicase isoform X1, with translation MWTFGCFPKVPSYLLRRAVLGSRALPPRRRSSLLVRPSPSCSHPVRAAPLGLPQPCSVGFRLHCRTLRKNAKFTVDVPETPVTTADIKQYLRSKEIPFRDGYSCLQAPTFFREDRSPGLVVGPERDSFALFIDKTTGRFLCVETLVEGSWEDLQDCLEVMQKEGCNFIRPDVLLGYPESQEQREERESQLLEAQRIYSSSLALSELPEEDAQLAKTMFGISRISNATLNRFGVRFFKPTKSLVFPWFRTRDVSLQGIKLLSARTDEDSVIYTDVTIPRPAAYQNLFGLPLIGHKDAEVVLTGREVDTLAVSQVTGLPSLALPRGVASLPPALLPYLEQFRRVTLWLGGDLRAWEASKIFSRKLGLRRCSLVRPGEHQPCPNEALARGKNLARILKAAIPAAHKSIVSFRQLREDVYGELANTEQVAGVKWTRFPELNKLLKGHRKGELTVFTGPTGSGKTTFISEFALDLCMQGVNTLWGSFEINNVRLAKIMLKQFSMQRLEESLQEYDIWADKFEDLPLYFMTFHGQQNIKTVLETMHHAVYLYDISHVVIDNLQFMMGQENISIDKFAIQDHIIGAFRTFATNNSCHVTLIIHPRKEEDDKDLQTASIFGSAKASQEADNVLILQEKKLVTSPGRRSLQVAKNRFDGDVGIFPLEFNKASLTFSTPLRGKNKLRKLKGDKPDSAEDVLSPVKSGKVEKAEKPAKASKPPRSEKGSTGGKNRENTKGEGGSER, from the exons ATGTGGACGTTCGGCTGCTTCCCGAAGGTTCCTTCCTATCTGCTGCGACGGGCCGTGCTCGGCTCCAGGGCGCTGCCGCCCCGGCGTCGCTCCTCGCTCCTGGTGAGACCGAGCCCGTCATGTTCGCACCCCGTTCGGGCTGCACCCCTGGGCCTCCCCCAGCCCTGCTCCGTGGGTTTCCGGCTCCACTGCAGGACTTTGAGAAAGAACGCCAAGTTCACGGTGGACGTCCCCGAAACCCCTGTCACCACGGCGGACATCAAGCAGTACCTTCGCTCGAAGGAGATTCCCTTTCGCGACGGCTACAGCTGCCTGCAGGCCCCAACGTTTTTCCGGGAGGATCGGTCACCCGGGTTGGTTGTGGGACCGGAGCGCGACTCCTTTGCTCTGTTCATTGACAAAACGACAGGGCGGTTCCTCTGCGTAGAGACGCTGGTGGAGGGCAGCTGGGAGGACCTACAGGATTGTTTGGAGGTCATGCAGAAGGAGGGCTGCAACTTCATCAGGCCGGATGTGCTCCTGGGGTACCCGGAGAGCCAGGAGCAGCGGGAAGAAAGGGAGTCCCAGCTCCTCGAGGCCCAGAGGATCTACTCCAGCTCTCTGGCCCTCAGCGAACTTCCTGAGGAGGATGCCCAGCTGGCAAAGACTATGTTTGGCATCAGTCGCATCTCCAACGCCACCTTGAACAGGTTCGGTGTCCGGTTCTTTAAGCCCACCAAGAGCCTGGTCTTCCCCTGGTTCCGCACACGGGACGTCAGCCTGCAGGGCATCAAGCTCCTGTCTGCCAGGACCGATGAGGATAGCGTCATCTACACTGACGTCACCATTCCCAGACCGGCTGCCTACCAGAATCTGTTTGGCCTGCCGCTTATTGGACACAAAGACGCCGAAGTGGTGCTCACGGGCCGCGAGGTGGACACCCTGGCCGTCAGTCAGGTCACGGGGCTTCCGAGTCTGGCGCTGCCCCGGGGAGTAGCCAGCTTGCCCCCTGCCCTACTACCCTACCTGGAGCAGTTCCGGCGAGTGACGTTGTGGCTGGGTGGAGACCTGCGTGCCTGGGAAGCCTCTAAGATCTTCTCCCGCAAGCTGGGCCTTCGGCGGTGCTCCCTGGTGCGGCCCGGGGAGCACCAGCCCTGCCCCAACGAGGCTCTGGCCAGAGGGAAGAACCTGGCGCGCATCCTGAAGGCGGCCATCCCTGCCGCCCACAAGTCCATCGTCTCCTTCCGGCAGCTCCGAGAGGACGTTTACGGGGAGCTGGCCAACACAGAGCAGGTGGCCGGCGTGAAGTGGACTCGCTTCCCCGAGCTCAACAAGTTACTGAAGGGCCATCGGAAGGGGGAGCTCACTGTCTTTACAG GCCCCACGGGCAGCGGTAAGACCACCTTCATCAGCGAGTTTGCCCTGGACCTGTGCATGCAGGGTGTCAACACCCTGTGGGGAAGTTTCGAGATCAACAACGTGCGGCTTGCCAAGATCATGCTCAAGCAGTTCTCCATGCAGCGCCTGGAGGAGAGCCTGCAGGAGTACGATATTTGGGCAGACAAGTTCGAGGACCTACCGCTTTACTTCATGACGTTCCACGGACAGCAGAACATAAA AACGGTTCTGGAAACCATGCACCACGCAGTGTACCTCTATGACATCAGCCATGTAGTCATCGATAACCTTCAGTTCATGATGGGCCAGGAGAACATCTCCATAGATAA GTTCGCAATCCAGGACCACATCATTGGTGCCTTCAGGACTTTTGCCACCAACAACAGCTGTCACGTGACCCTGATCATCCACCCCAGGAAGGAAGAAGATGACAAGGACCTTCAGACAGCATCCATCTTTGGCTCTGCTAAG GCCAGCCAGGAGGCGGACAATGTGCTGATCCTGCAGGAGAAGAAGCTGGTGACCAGCCCTGGACGGAGGTCTTTGCAGGTTGCCAAGAACCGCTTTGATGGTGACGTAGGTATCTTCCCCTTGGAGTTCAACAAGGCCTCCCTGACCTTCTCTACCCCTCTCAGGGGTAAGAACAAGCTCCGCAAGCTCAAGGGGGATAAACCGGACTCTGCAGAGGATGTGCTGTCCCCAGTGAAGTCTGGGAAGGTGGAGAAAGCGGAGAAACCAGCTAAGGCCTCAAAGCCTCCGAGATCCGAGAAGGGATCAACAGGGGGGAAGAATCGAGAGAACACAAAGGGTGAGGGTGGATCTGAAAGATAG
- the twnk gene encoding twinkle mtDNA helicase isoform X2, with amino-acid sequence MWTFGCFPKVPSYLLRRAVLGSRALPPRRRSSLLVRPSPSCSHPVRAAPLGLPQPCSVGFRLHCRTLRKNAKFTVDVPETPVTTADIKQYLRSKEIPFRDGYSCLQAPTFFREDRSPGLVVGPERDSFALFIDKTTGRFLCVETLVEGSWEDLQDCLEVMQKEGCNFIRPDVLLGYPESQEQREERESQLLEAQRIYSSSLALSELPEEDAQLAKTMFGISRISNATLNRFGVRFFKPTKSLVFPWFRTRDVSLQGIKLLSARTDEDSVIYTDVTIPRPAAYQNLFGLPLIGHKDAEVVLTGREVDTLAVSQVTGLPSLALPRGVASLPPALLPYLEQFRRVTLWLGGDLRAWEASKIFSRKLGLRRCSLVRPGEHQPCPNEALARGKNLARILKAAIPAAHKSIVSFRQLREDVYGELANTEQVAGVKWTRFPELNKLLKGHRKGELTVFTGPTGSGKTTFISEFALDLCMQGVNTLWGSFEINNVRLAKIMLKQFSMQRLEESLQEYDIWADKFEDLPLYFMTFHGQQNIKTVLETMHHAVYLYDISHVVIDNLQFMMGQENISIDKFAIQDHIIGAFRTFATNNSCHVTLIIHPRKEEDDKDLQTASIFGSAKASQEADNVLILQEKKLVTSPGRRSLQG; translated from the exons ATGTGGACGTTCGGCTGCTTCCCGAAGGTTCCTTCCTATCTGCTGCGACGGGCCGTGCTCGGCTCCAGGGCGCTGCCGCCCCGGCGTCGCTCCTCGCTCCTGGTGAGACCGAGCCCGTCATGTTCGCACCCCGTTCGGGCTGCACCCCTGGGCCTCCCCCAGCCCTGCTCCGTGGGTTTCCGGCTCCACTGCAGGACTTTGAGAAAGAACGCCAAGTTCACGGTGGACGTCCCCGAAACCCCTGTCACCACGGCGGACATCAAGCAGTACCTTCGCTCGAAGGAGATTCCCTTTCGCGACGGCTACAGCTGCCTGCAGGCCCCAACGTTTTTCCGGGAGGATCGGTCACCCGGGTTGGTTGTGGGACCGGAGCGCGACTCCTTTGCTCTGTTCATTGACAAAACGACAGGGCGGTTCCTCTGCGTAGAGACGCTGGTGGAGGGCAGCTGGGAGGACCTACAGGATTGTTTGGAGGTCATGCAGAAGGAGGGCTGCAACTTCATCAGGCCGGATGTGCTCCTGGGGTACCCGGAGAGCCAGGAGCAGCGGGAAGAAAGGGAGTCCCAGCTCCTCGAGGCCCAGAGGATCTACTCCAGCTCTCTGGCCCTCAGCGAACTTCCTGAGGAGGATGCCCAGCTGGCAAAGACTATGTTTGGCATCAGTCGCATCTCCAACGCCACCTTGAACAGGTTCGGTGTCCGGTTCTTTAAGCCCACCAAGAGCCTGGTCTTCCCCTGGTTCCGCACACGGGACGTCAGCCTGCAGGGCATCAAGCTCCTGTCTGCCAGGACCGATGAGGATAGCGTCATCTACACTGACGTCACCATTCCCAGACCGGCTGCCTACCAGAATCTGTTTGGCCTGCCGCTTATTGGACACAAAGACGCCGAAGTGGTGCTCACGGGCCGCGAGGTGGACACCCTGGCCGTCAGTCAGGTCACGGGGCTTCCGAGTCTGGCGCTGCCCCGGGGAGTAGCCAGCTTGCCCCCTGCCCTACTACCCTACCTGGAGCAGTTCCGGCGAGTGACGTTGTGGCTGGGTGGAGACCTGCGTGCCTGGGAAGCCTCTAAGATCTTCTCCCGCAAGCTGGGCCTTCGGCGGTGCTCCCTGGTGCGGCCCGGGGAGCACCAGCCCTGCCCCAACGAGGCTCTGGCCAGAGGGAAGAACCTGGCGCGCATCCTGAAGGCGGCCATCCCTGCCGCCCACAAGTCCATCGTCTCCTTCCGGCAGCTCCGAGAGGACGTTTACGGGGAGCTGGCCAACACAGAGCAGGTGGCCGGCGTGAAGTGGACTCGCTTCCCCGAGCTCAACAAGTTACTGAAGGGCCATCGGAAGGGGGAGCTCACTGTCTTTACAG GCCCCACGGGCAGCGGTAAGACCACCTTCATCAGCGAGTTTGCCCTGGACCTGTGCATGCAGGGTGTCAACACCCTGTGGGGAAGTTTCGAGATCAACAACGTGCGGCTTGCCAAGATCATGCTCAAGCAGTTCTCCATGCAGCGCCTGGAGGAGAGCCTGCAGGAGTACGATATTTGGGCAGACAAGTTCGAGGACCTACCGCTTTACTTCATGACGTTCCACGGACAGCAGAACATAAA AACGGTTCTGGAAACCATGCACCACGCAGTGTACCTCTATGACATCAGCCATGTAGTCATCGATAACCTTCAGTTCATGATGGGCCAGGAGAACATCTCCATAGATAA GTTCGCAATCCAGGACCACATCATTGGTGCCTTCAGGACTTTTGCCACCAACAACAGCTGTCACGTGACCCTGATCATCCACCCCAGGAAGGAAGAAGATGACAAGGACCTTCAGACAGCATCCATCTTTGGCTCTGCTAAG GCCAGCCAGGAGGCGGACAATGTGCTGATCCTGCAGGAGAAGAAGCTGGTGACCAGCCCTGGACGGAGGTCTTTGCAG GGGTAA